In one Bacillota bacterium genomic region, the following are encoded:
- a CDS encoding DUF721 domain-containing protein, with amino-acid sequence MASRSGRAPSRGRVKHGMTRLGDMLGPVVDSLGIGPNLKTQRAISLWAEVAGSTVSKKSRAIRVSEGILFVSVESAAWAHQLTLFRTRFLKKFAEQLGPGIIRDIHFSPARYVPVVQEDTSKHEEALPVTREDLEVAEKAAGTLAQPPLRRAFTRALIKALQATRRQERAGCPRCTACGIHHPEVMQGQCPFCQQNLVQSTRGMIRRLVMEPWLSADALGTPSPERDAAYRCAKETLKKAWEEEARARFQAGEVSKARNSALGLALLASGKAPGDLTEEDLRRHLAGTLVEIWLSRPRDTGKGRVSS; translated from the coding sequence TTGGCTTCCCGCTCAGGCAGAGCACCCTCGAGGGGCCGGGTCAAGCATGGCATGACCCGGCTTGGGGATATGCTTGGCCCTGTAGTGGACTCCCTTGGGATCGGTCCAAACCTCAAGACCCAGCGCGCGATATCCCTGTGGGCCGAGGTCGCTGGCAGCACCGTATCGAAGAAATCCAGGGCCATCAGGGTGAGCGAGGGCATCCTGTTCGTATCAGTCGAGAGCGCTGCCTGGGCTCACCAGCTCACACTATTCCGTACCCGTTTTCTGAAGAAGTTCGCTGAACAACTGGGCCCTGGGATCATTAGAGACATTCACTTCTCCCCGGCCAGGTACGTCCCGGTGGTCCAGGAGGACACCTCTAAGCACGAGGAGGCTTTACCCGTTACCAGAGAGGACCTTGAGGTTGCGGAGAAGGCTGCCGGTACGCTGGCCCAACCCCCCCTCAGGCGGGCATTTACCAGGGCATTGATTAAGGCCCTACAGGCTACCAGGAGACAAGAACGAGCAGGTTGCCCGAGGTGTACCGCATGCGGTATACACCATCCCGAGGTCATGCAAGGCCAGTGCCCGTTTTGCCAGCAGAACCTTGTGCAATCTACTAGAGGGATGATCCGGAGGCTTGTCATGGAGCCCTGGCTGAGCGCTGATGCGCTGGGGACCCCCTCACCGGAGAGGGACGCAGCTTACCGGTGCGCCAAGGAAACACTCAAAAAGGCATGGGAAGAAGAAGCAAGAGCTAGGTTCCAGGCTGGAGAGGTGTCCAAGGCCAGGAACTCTGCCCTGGGACTCGCTCTTCTGGCTTCGGGCAAGGCTCCAGGGGACTTGACCGAGGAAGATCTGAGAAGGCATCTGGCGGGAACACTAGTGGAAATCTGGTTGTCGCGCCCGCGGGATACGGGGAAGGGGAGGGTTTCCAGTTGA
- a CDS encoding extracellular matrix/biofilm biosynthesis regulator RemA family protein, translated as MRTAKITRENKNGIPGGFRLTLRPEASPTLVHVGGDEIIYSESIVAILHKSAVETSRDTQEAVEVVASEGRATDVSSGTPEAFIFTSAGVILCPVTPPTLRKRITGTE; from the coding sequence TTGAGGACAGCGAAGATAACCCGTGAAAACAAGAACGGCATTCCCGGAGGATTCCGGCTTACCCTCAGGCCCGAGGCAAGCCCCACGCTGGTTCACGTTGGAGGAGACGAGATCATATACTCCGAGTCCATTGTGGCTATTCTCCACAAGTCAGCGGTGGAGACCTCCCGAGACACACAAGAGGCTGTCGAGGTAGTAGCAAGCGAGGGGAGGGCTACGGATGTCTCCAGCGGCACCCCTGAAGCATTCATCTTCACCTCCGCCGGAGTCATCCTATGTCCGGTTACACCTCCGACACTGAGGAAGAGGATAACTGGGACTGAGTAG